The proteins below come from a single Pirellulales bacterium genomic window:
- the trxA gene encoding thioredoxin, with protein MSMANVTEFSDATFQGDVLQSPVPVLVDFWAPWCGPCRMIAPVVEELAKENQGTFKIGKVNIDDNPDVAMNYSVNSIPTLMIFKGGQVVDRFVGVQPKSRLQQAIDAAKG; from the coding sequence ATTAGTATGGCTAACGTTACGGAATTCAGTGATGCCACATTTCAGGGCGATGTGCTCCAATCGCCGGTGCCGGTGTTAGTTGATTTTTGGGCTCCCTGGTGCGGCCCTTGCCGCATGATTGCCCCGGTTGTGGAAGAACTTGCCAAAGAAAACCAGGGAACCTTCAAAATTGGCAAAGTGAACATCGACGACAATCCGGACGTGGCTATGAACTACAGCGTGAATAGCATTCCGACCTTGATGATTTTCAAGGGCGGGCAGGTGGTCGATCGGTTTGTGGGCGTGCAGCCCAAGAGTCGCTTGCAACAAGCAATTGATGCCGCCAAAGGCTGA